The DNA window CAACTTGAGCACTCTTGTTTGGTTTCCTTTCAGTCTTATACTTGTTCACCTTCAAAATGTTTAGTAGCTGGTACAGTATGCTGCAAGGaggtccccctccctcccagcagaAAAGCAAGGCAAAGGAAGTCTGCAAAAACAACCAGGGGTGTTAAATTACTCATGTTTATTTATAACAGACCTTCAGCCAGTACAGTACAAAACTTACAGTAGTATATCTCCGttacacaaatatttacttacaatatattacatatacaaaaTGCTTTGCAATAAGTCTCAAAAGCTAGTTTAACTCCccttgagaaaggagaaaaactcttttaaaaaaaaaagggggcgggggaagggggaaccagaggaaaaggaggaggtgaAGGGCTAAGGTCCAAGGAGACACCAAGCATAGGCTACAAATGAAAccctgggagagagagaagagaggtggTATTGCACttgcttctgtgttttattttttttttctttttgttcttcataacttctgattaaaaatatatattatatatatattatgtacacaAGGAAAGAAGCTGCCGGAAGTATTACAAAATCCCATCTGCAGCTTGGACACTGACACGAAAAAACAAAGGtctggaaaagtgtctatttagaaatttttttgtgtggtgttgattttaaatatcaatataaaaggaaaacaccTCTTTTCTCCATGTGggtttcaatgtatttttttttctttttctttacttttttttttttttttttttttttatgcaaaaggctgctgggagagaacATGAGGATGTTTGAGGTTCCAGAGCTGGAAGGCTCTGGAAAGTAGGATTTTGTACCTAAGACCCTGGTTAAAGTGCAGTGATGGtctggagagagacagagtgcccttctctcccctccttagCACCTGGTCTTGCCCTTCCAGTCTCTGCTCTCATGGGCTCAGAGTATGGCCTCAGAGCATAGTCTTTCATGTTCCAGGAGGTTACAGGTGCCGAAACTGACTGGGGGAGGGGATAGGGCACCCTAAGGCTCTGATACCCCAGAAGGGACTAGTCCTTATGAGGTGTCACCAAATACACAGCAGCAGAAGAGGTGGTGAGGGCAGGTCTAACAGGAAGGGGCTCAATAACCAGGACAGTTGAGGGGAACCCCAGATATTAATCGCAGCTCTGCTGCCATTCTGAAACAAGAAGCCAGTTCCCTGGGGTGTTCTCAAGAAGACTCTCCCCTTCTCCAGAGACCACTCTCCTCCCAGATGACTCCCCGATCCTCTGCCCTTGGCAGCATCTGTTTATTGCTACATTGTCAAGGAGGAACAGTCAACCCACGTTGCCCCTCCTTGACAATCTGGTTCTCTTGGGGAGACCACATAGTgcgggagaaaaggaggaagaaaagttttTTAGGGTCTCCCTTCCCATAATAGGGTAAGGTAGACTCTCTTAGAGCCCTTAAGAGCCCCAATCCCAGGGTCTGTTCCTTAGCCAACCTTTTACCATCCCCCTAAATTATCCCTGATAGGGAGTGAGAAAAGTAGGAGGCAAAAGAGCCAATAAGGAAAGGACATgtggaaagaaagatggaagggaagagaaaaggggagggagggagagggagagagagagagagagagagagagagagagagagagagagagagagagagggaaggacgAAGTGTTACAACTTGTGAGGTGTTGtgtttggtttttactttttttatctttaaatatagaaaaacagGCTTTGGTTTGAATCTCAAGGAAGCAGAGAATGGGAtggctgtggccttgggcagggaACTCTTGTAGAAAGAGACCTCCATTTGCAGTGGAGCTGTATCTCCTCCTGCCCCCTTCTCACTAACTAGGTTACCCAAATAGCCAGGGGTCTCTGCAGTAGCCAGGAGAGTGTCCCCTCCTGCCCTACATCTGGGAGCTGAGTGTAGAGGGGGCAGTAAAGGATGACCCCCCCAGTTCCGCTGTGCCCATCCCATTCTTGCTGGGACAAGAGTGGAATGGGGAGAGGGGCACAAGCCCTTGCTCATCCTGGGATAATTTTTGGTTATACAGAATattaggagagagaaaagagacagtcttttctccctGCCACTGATCCTAAGAACAGGGCCCAGGAGCCCGGGAATGAGAGGGTGAATCCTGCTAGGGGGAAAGAAGAAGGCAGCGTGACGCGGGGGGCTGAGGGTACCCCCTTGTTATCAGGTAGCAACTCACCAGTTTCTCATAGGACAGGGACCACAGAGGTCCCTGAGAGCCCAGGAAGGTCACTAGAGTGAAGAAGTTTGagaggtgggagagaaagagaagaattttgACCCATTCCCTTCCCTGGTTCCCATTTAGGCACCTGTGGCTCCAAACGTGTCAGAGACAGAGGACTGCTGACCTAGCCTTGGCCCCTGAGAATATAAAATTGGGGCACTCCAAGGACAGAAAAACCACCACGGAGTAGACGGGCAGTtcgaggagagaagagagagatatcACATCCTAGAGGCAGATCCTGAATGTGGGCTTTGGGGAACTCGTATTCCTAGGGGGATGTCAAGAGGACCCTCAGTCCCATGGTGCCTGGGGAGAATGTCTTCGGCCTCTCCTACTTCCAAATGAGGGATTTCTTCATTCGATCAGGAGTAGTGCAAGCTGCCTAAAGTGAGAGGGCACAAGAGGTATGGAGTACCAGGTTGAAGGGTCTCAGAGAGGAGATATAATGTCACAGAGCTAAGGCAGGGCCAGAGGGAGCTATCACCATCGAAACTGAAGAATCAGATGATGTAAAAGATGAGGACTTAAGTCAAGAAGCTCAGGGTCTCTTAGCACTAAGAGGAGCTTCCTACCCCTGGGGCTGTTGGAGTAAGCTggatcaaagagaaaaatgaggcctAAAGCAGAAAGGGACTGTGGGCAGGAAGGTGGGGTGTGGTAAGTGACcgatataagttaaaaaaaaaaaaaagaaaaagaaaacaaattatattaataaataactcAGTGAGTatggtgggaggagaggagaagagaaaaaggagaaacataaGCAAAAGACCTGTTTCATCACAATGCTTAGATCAGTCGGGGAAGAGGAGGCGCACAGGTGAGGAAGGGTCAGGGTCAGGTGTGAAGTCAGGTAGCCAGTAGCGGGGCTACACAACCCAACTCCTTGGGACGTGATGGGGACAGGGCTAGACTCCTGTAGGTAGGGCACTGGAGTGGTGGACCGAGGGGAGATGCTTGGTCGCTAGCCCACCTTGTGCTCCCCCCGGACAATGTGGGAAGAGAATTCGTACCGGTCCTGGCTGTGGTAACCACAGATGTTGCACTCGAAAGGGTCTCTGAAGCCGTGGCAGCCCATGTGGATAGTGAACATGACATGGTCCAGGAAGAGGATGCGGCAGTGCTCACATTTGAAGGCCTTCACCGGCTCACCGCTCTCGCCCACCACCCGAAGCACTTCCTTGGAGGGGCCTGGGGTGCCCCGCAGTAACCCCTCCTGTGGCTTGGGGTCCTCTTTGGCGTAGGCAGGACTGGGCCGGCCCACCACAAtggtgggaggaggctggggtgggggacccTGAGGGAGGGATACCACTGCCCCAACCCGATCTTCGTGgttgctctctgtatctgtggagTCCTGGCAGCCATTGCTGGGGGACGCCCCGGGGTCAGTCAGGGGGCCTCGGGCCCGGTAGAGGAGGGGACCTCCATCAGCCAGATCCTCGGGTCCCTCACCTGCTTCTCGGGACCCTGGAAGCTCCAGTCGACCAGGGAGGGGCTGCATCTGAGTGTAGACAGAGCTGATGACGGGCGTGAGTTCTGAGATGCAGTTGGTAGGTGGAAGGCGGAGGGGACGCAGATGTTCTGCCCCCACAAAGGCCAGAGAACCTCCAAAGCCAGGCTCCAGGCCGTGGTGTGCCACCAACTCCACATCCTTCTCATAGCCACCCGAGTTCACATCATAGGGGAGGTCCGAGAGGCTGAAGCGCATCTGCTTTTCGCCTGCGGAGAGAAGGGTCTCAGCAGGGCTGGCTTTGGATAATTCCTAAGCTCCCCCAGGattacttcttcattttctttcccctggGGATGGCTGTAACATTATTCACCACCCCTCATTTACTTCCCTCAAGGTCAGGTCCTCTGTGGGGCTACTCCCTGACTCTGGGCTATAATCTTAGGGAAGGACTCAGTCCCAGCCCACTGGTCTTGAATACTTCCTTCGTTGCTCTCTATAAAGCTCCAGGTCCTTAGAGAGCTAATGACCAGGGCCAGGTTAGGGGACTCCATACACACCTCCTCTCTCTGACTCTAAGGGTCCTTCACTCAGCCCCCGTAGACTGAGTCCTTACTATTTTCAAAAATTGGAAGAGCCTGAGCCCCTGACCCTCTCCTCTTACAACCAACCACCTGGAGAGACCTCAACTCTGACCCTTCTTACACCCTCACGATGCGCTCCCTCTTCACTCCCCTCCTATTCTGGGGATAGATTCTGAGCACCAAAGACCACCAGACCGCTTTCTTTCCCCCAAGCAAATCTCCAGACCCAGTTGATCTAAGGGCTACCAGTGCTCAGATTTAGATGAGCTGTGGCTTAAAGCTGATGTCTCCTCTCCAACTGGACTCTTACCTACAAACTTCTGGGGAGTGGAACGCTTGCGTTTGGTGAGGCTGTTGGCCAGACGATCAATGAAAGTTGGCCTCTCAGAGGATGAGTGCAGCATGGAGTCTGGCACCATCTCCAGGTCCCGTATCTCATCACCtagtgggagggaggtgggaacaGGTAGGAGCAGCTGAGTAGGGGTAGCAGGGGCCCAGCTACCTTTGCCTGGAGAAAACCAGCAGGTCAGTAGCTAAGTAAGGTCAAATCCCATGCCTGGGAAATGGGGCCCTGCTTACTTCACCCCATCTAGACCTCACCACAGCACATTTCTGATAATTTGGGGACAATTAAATACATGTGGCCCTTGATTGCATACTTCCTTGTacgctctctctctcccattaGACTGAGGACATAGATCAAATCCTCCCCCTCCTCTGGATCTCCCTGCAGTACCCACCACAGGGCTCTGCACCAACTGGGATGCTCGGCACATTTACTGGGGTAACTGTCCCTGTTCCATAGACCCCATCCCTTTGTGGGGGAAGGTGCTGGGATTACCCTTGTCCTGCACTCCCTCCGGCCTTGTCCTCAACTCCCCGATGGTCCTACCTGCAGGCTCACCTGACTGGCCAGCCAGAGCTTGGGCTTCAGTGCTGAGACTCTGTAGGTAGTTGTGGCACCGCTCCTTGTGCTCCTCCAGGGTGCTCTGCTGTTTGTAGCTCCGGCCGCAGTAGTTACACTTGTAGGGCTTGCCCACCGTGGGAGAGGAGACTGtgtaggagagagaa is part of the Phocoena sinus isolate mPhoSin1 chromosome 10, mPhoSin1.pri, whole genome shotgun sequence genome and encodes:
- the IKZF4 gene encoding zinc finger protein Eos isoform X1, which encodes MDIEDSNGRSYMSGSGDSSLEKEFLGAPVGPSVSSPNSQHSSPSRSLSANSIKVEMYSDEESSRLLGPDERLLEKDDSVIVEDSLSEPLGYCDGSGPEPHSPGGIRLPNGKLKCDVCGMVCIGPNVLMVHKRSHTGERPFHCNQCGASFTQKGNLLRHIKLHSGEKPFKCPFCNYACRRRDALTGHLRTHSVSSPTVGKPYKCNYCGRSYKQQSTLEEHKERCHNYLQSLSTEAQALAGQSGDEIRDLEMVPDSMLHSSSERPTFIDRLANSLTKRKRSTPQKFVGEKQMRFSLSDLPYDVNSGGYEKDVELVAHHGLEPGFGGSLAFVGAEHLRPLRLPPTNCISELTPVISSVYTQMQPLPGRLELPGSREAGEGPEDLADGGPLLYRARGPLTDPGASPSNGCQDSTDTESNHEDRVGAVVSLPQGPPPQPPPTIVVGRPSPAYAKEDPKPQEGLLRGTPGPSKEVLRVVGESGEPVKAFKCEHCRILFLDHVMFTIHMGCHGFRDPFECNICGYHSQDRYEFSSHIVRGEHKVG
- the IKZF4 gene encoding zinc finger protein Eos isoform X2 is translated as MHTPPALPRRFQGGGRVRTPGSHRQGKDNLERDPSGGCVPDFLPQAQDSNHFIMESLFCESSGDSSLEKEFLGAPVGPSVSSPNSQHSSPSRSLSANSIKVEMYSDEESSRLLGPDERLLEKDDSVIVEDSLSEPLGYCDGSGPEPHSPGGIRLPNGKLKCDVCGMVCIGPNVLMVHKRSHTGERPFHCNQCGASFTQKGNLLRHIKLHSGEKPFKCPFCNYACRRRDALTGHLRTHSVSSPTVGKPYKCNYCGRSYKQQSTLEEHKERCHNYLQSLSTEAQALAGQSGDEIRDLEMVPDSMLHSSSERPTFIDRLANSLTKRKRSTPQKFVGEKQMRFSLSDLPYDVNSGGYEKDVELVAHHGLEPGFGGSLAFVGAEHLRPLRLPPTNCISELTPVISSVYTQMQPLPGRLELPGSREAGEGPEDLADGGPLLYRARGPLTDPGASPSNGCQDSTDTESNHEDRVGAVVSLPQGPPPQPPPTIVVGRPSPAYAKEDPKPQEGLLRGTPGPSKEVLRVVGESGEPVKAFKCEHCRILFLDHVMFTIHMGCHGFRDPFECNICGYHSQDRYEFSSHIVRGEHKVG